A genomic window from Canis lupus dingo isolate Sandy chromosome 13, ASM325472v2, whole genome shotgun sequence includes:
- the GSDMD gene encoding gasdermin-D isoform X3 — protein sequence MGSAFEGVIKSVIRELDHRGKLIPVDSLRSSTSFQPYCLLARKLSRLWFWKPRYKCINLSIRDILEPNDPEPDVKCDGPFHVCDFMDGQLQGSVELAPPGQVQLAGEATVADNLSTSMNVCTLRVVPNTWDTMRQERRLRQPQHKVLEQLRNCGNDIFVVTEVLQTQKEVTVTWIYKQEGSGQFSLPGALSLQGQGHLRRKKTVTIPSGSILAFEVAQLVIGPDWDVLLFPNKKQRTFKQSKKNHKPTSSAGSKIQSDGFGEDLVAVTEDFQGLLAEVGTQAEGLRGLSRGLCDQLLAGLVRVLQEEPALQTLEEALEQGLFCGWVAPLEGPVGTVLECLVHTSRALEEQLARPVLYLVDLLTGLSETQLKLLTKVLETGELSRPFKLVQSILEQSTPWQERRAVSLPQGLLEGSWDAEAPAWVLLEECGLELQVDDPQVCWEPEARDHTCTLYACLALLLCLSEDPC from the exons ATGGGATCTGCCTTTGAGGGAGTGATCAAGAGCGTGATCCGGGAGCTGGACCACAGAGGCAAGCTCATCCCCGTGGACAGTCTGCGGAGCTCCACCAGCTTCCAGCCCTACTGCTTGCTGGCCAGGAAGCTCTCAAGACTGTGGTTCTGGAAACCCCGCTACAAGTGCATCAACCTGTCCATCAGGGACATTCTGGAGCCTAATGACCCAGAACCAG ATGTGAAATGTGATGGCCCCTTCCACGTATGCGACTTCATGGACGGGCAGCTGCAGGGCTCTGTGGAGCTGGCACCCCCAGGACAGGTGCAGCTGGCAGGGGAGGCGACAGTGGCTGACAACCTCAGCACCTCGATGAACGTGTGTACACTGCGAGTGGTCCCCAACACCTGGGACACCATGCGCCAAGAGAG GCGCCTGCGTCAGCCCCAGCACAAAGTCCTAGAGCAGCTGCGGAACTGTGGCAACGACATATTCGTGGTGACAGAAGTGCTGCAGACACAGAAGGAGGTGACAGTCACCTGGATCTATAAGCAGGAGGGCTCCGGCCAGttttccctgcctggagccctgtCCCTCCAG GGCCAGGGCCATCTGAGGCGGAAGAAGACAGTCACCATCCCCTCAGGCAGCATCCTAGCATTCGAGGTGGCCCAGCTGGTTATCGGCCCTGACTGGG ATGTCCTCCTCTTCCCGAACAAGAAGCAGAGGACCTTCAAGCAGTCCAAGAAAA ATCACAAGCCCACGAGCAGCGCAGGCTCCAAAATACAGTCGG ACGGGTTTGGCGAGGACTTGGTGGCAGTCACAGAAGACTTCCAGGGCCTGCTGGCAGAGGTGGGGACCCAGGCTGAGGGCCTGCGGGGCTTGTCCAGGGGCCTGTGCGACCAGCTGCTGGCAGGCCTGGTGCGGGTGCTGCAGGAGGAGCCAGCCCTGCAAACCCTGGAGGAGGCG CTGGAACAGGGCCTGTTCTGTGGGTGGGTGGCACCCCTGGAAGGTCCGGTGGGCACTGTCCTCGAGTGCCTGGTGCATACCTCCAGAGCACTAGAAGAGCAACTTGCCAGACCCGTTCTCTACCTGGTGGACTTGCTGACTG GGCTGAGTGAAACCCAGCTCAAGCTGCTCACAAAGGTCCTGGAGACAGGAGAGCTGTCCCGGCCCTTCAAGCTG GTGCAGAGCATTTTGGAGCAGAGCACCCCCTGGCAGGAGCGCAGGGCTGTGTCCCTGCCACaggggctcctggagggcagcTGGGATGCAGAGGCACCTGCCTGGGTCTTGCTGGAGGAGTGTGGCCTCGAGCTGCAGGTGGACGACCCCCAGGTGTGCTGGGAGCCAGAGGCCCGGGACCACACGTGTACACTCTATGCCTGTCTGGCACTGCTGTTATGCCTGAGCGAGGACCCCTGTTAG
- the GSDMD gene encoding gasdermin-D isoform X4, with translation MGSAFEGVIKSVIRELDHRGKLIPVDSLRSSTSFQPYCLLARKLSRLWFWKPRYKCINLSIRDILEPNDPEPDVKCDGPFHVCDFMDGQLQGSVELAPPGQVQLAGEATVADNLSTSMNVCTLRVVPNTWDTMRQERRLRQPQHKVLEQLRNCGNDIFVVTEVLQTQKEVTVTWIYKQEGSGQFSLPGALSLQGQGHLRRKKTVTIPSGSILAFEVAQLVIGPDWDHKPTSSAGSKIQSDGFGEDLVAVTEDFQGLLAEVGTQAEGLRGLSRGLCDQLLAGLVRVLQEEPALQTLEEALEQGLFCGWVAPLEGPVGTVLECLVHTSRALEEQLARPVLYLVDLLTGLSETQLKLLTKVLETGELSRPFKLVQSILEQSTPWQERRAVSLPQGLLEGSWDAEAPAWVLLEECGLELQVDDPQVCWEPEARDHTCTLYACLALLLCLSEDPC, from the exons ATGGGATCTGCCTTTGAGGGAGTGATCAAGAGCGTGATCCGGGAGCTGGACCACAGAGGCAAGCTCATCCCCGTGGACAGTCTGCGGAGCTCCACCAGCTTCCAGCCCTACTGCTTGCTGGCCAGGAAGCTCTCAAGACTGTGGTTCTGGAAACCCCGCTACAAGTGCATCAACCTGTCCATCAGGGACATTCTGGAGCCTAATGACCCAGAACCAG ATGTGAAATGTGATGGCCCCTTCCACGTATGCGACTTCATGGACGGGCAGCTGCAGGGCTCTGTGGAGCTGGCACCCCCAGGACAGGTGCAGCTGGCAGGGGAGGCGACAGTGGCTGACAACCTCAGCACCTCGATGAACGTGTGTACACTGCGAGTGGTCCCCAACACCTGGGACACCATGCGCCAAGAGAG GCGCCTGCGTCAGCCCCAGCACAAAGTCCTAGAGCAGCTGCGGAACTGTGGCAACGACATATTCGTGGTGACAGAAGTGCTGCAGACACAGAAGGAGGTGACAGTCACCTGGATCTATAAGCAGGAGGGCTCCGGCCAGttttccctgcctggagccctgtCCCTCCAG GGCCAGGGCCATCTGAGGCGGAAGAAGACAGTCACCATCCCCTCAGGCAGCATCCTAGCATTCGAGGTGGCCCAGCTGGTTATCGGCCCTGACTGGG ATCACAAGCCCACGAGCAGCGCAGGCTCCAAAATACAGTCGG ACGGGTTTGGCGAGGACTTGGTGGCAGTCACAGAAGACTTCCAGGGCCTGCTGGCAGAGGTGGGGACCCAGGCTGAGGGCCTGCGGGGCTTGTCCAGGGGCCTGTGCGACCAGCTGCTGGCAGGCCTGGTGCGGGTGCTGCAGGAGGAGCCAGCCCTGCAAACCCTGGAGGAGGCG CTGGAACAGGGCCTGTTCTGTGGGTGGGTGGCACCCCTGGAAGGTCCGGTGGGCACTGTCCTCGAGTGCCTGGTGCATACCTCCAGAGCACTAGAAGAGCAACTTGCCAGACCCGTTCTCTACCTGGTGGACTTGCTGACTG GGCTGAGTGAAACCCAGCTCAAGCTGCTCACAAAGGTCCTGGAGACAGGAGAGCTGTCCCGGCCCTTCAAGCTG GTGCAGAGCATTTTGGAGCAGAGCACCCCCTGGCAGGAGCGCAGGGCTGTGTCCCTGCCACaggggctcctggagggcagcTGGGATGCAGAGGCACCTGCCTGGGTCTTGCTGGAGGAGTGTGGCCTCGAGCTGCAGGTGGACGACCCCCAGGTGTGCTGGGAGCCAGAGGCCCGGGACCACACGTGTACACTCTATGCCTGTCTGGCACTGCTGTTATGCCTGAGCGAGGACCCCTGTTAG
- the GSDMD gene encoding gasdermin-D isoform X1: MGSAFEGVIKSVIRELDHRGKLIPVDSLRSSTSFQPYCLLARKLSRLWFWKPRYKCINLSIRDILEPNDPEPDVKCDGPFHVCDFMDGQLQGSVELAPPGQVQLAGEATVADNLSTSMNVCTLRVVPNTWDTMRQERRLRQPQHKVLEQLRNCGNDIFVVTEVLQTQKEVTVTWIYKQEGSGQFSLPGALSLQGQGHLRRKKTVTIPSGSILAFEVAQLVIGPDWDVLLFPNKKQRTFKQSKKNHKPTSSAGSKIQSGQYLIDNPGTLFCPWESALPDQGSPGACGQPGSSSHLPADGFGEDLVAVTEDFQGLLAEVGTQAEGLRGLSRGLCDQLLAGLVRVLQEEPALQTLEEALEQGLFCGWVAPLEGPVGTVLECLVHTSRALEEQLARPVLYLVDLLTGLSETQLKLLTKVLETGELSRPFKLVQSILEQSTPWQERRAVSLPQGLLEGSWDAEAPAWVLLEECGLELQVDDPQVCWEPEARDHTCTLYACLALLLCLSEDPC; this comes from the exons ATGGGATCTGCCTTTGAGGGAGTGATCAAGAGCGTGATCCGGGAGCTGGACCACAGAGGCAAGCTCATCCCCGTGGACAGTCTGCGGAGCTCCACCAGCTTCCAGCCCTACTGCTTGCTGGCCAGGAAGCTCTCAAGACTGTGGTTCTGGAAACCCCGCTACAAGTGCATCAACCTGTCCATCAGGGACATTCTGGAGCCTAATGACCCAGAACCAG ATGTGAAATGTGATGGCCCCTTCCACGTATGCGACTTCATGGACGGGCAGCTGCAGGGCTCTGTGGAGCTGGCACCCCCAGGACAGGTGCAGCTGGCAGGGGAGGCGACAGTGGCTGACAACCTCAGCACCTCGATGAACGTGTGTACACTGCGAGTGGTCCCCAACACCTGGGACACCATGCGCCAAGAGAG GCGCCTGCGTCAGCCCCAGCACAAAGTCCTAGAGCAGCTGCGGAACTGTGGCAACGACATATTCGTGGTGACAGAAGTGCTGCAGACACAGAAGGAGGTGACAGTCACCTGGATCTATAAGCAGGAGGGCTCCGGCCAGttttccctgcctggagccctgtCCCTCCAG GGCCAGGGCCATCTGAGGCGGAAGAAGACAGTCACCATCCCCTCAGGCAGCATCCTAGCATTCGAGGTGGCCCAGCTGGTTATCGGCCCTGACTGGG ATGTCCTCCTCTTCCCGAACAAGAAGCAGAGGACCTTCAAGCAGTCCAAGAAAA ATCACAAGCCCACGAGCAGCGCAGGCTCCAAAATACAGTCGGGTCAGTACCTTATTGACAACCCTGGAACCCTTTTCTGCCCCTGGGAGTCTGCCCTTCCCGACCAGGGCTCTCCTGGGGCCTGTGGGCAGCCGGGCAGTTCCAGCCATCTCCCCGCAGACGGGTTTGGCGAGGACTTGGTGGCAGTCACAGAAGACTTCCAGGGCCTGCTGGCAGAGGTGGGGACCCAGGCTGAGGGCCTGCGGGGCTTGTCCAGGGGCCTGTGCGACCAGCTGCTGGCAGGCCTGGTGCGGGTGCTGCAGGAGGAGCCAGCCCTGCAAACCCTGGAGGAGGCG CTGGAACAGGGCCTGTTCTGTGGGTGGGTGGCACCCCTGGAAGGTCCGGTGGGCACTGTCCTCGAGTGCCTGGTGCATACCTCCAGAGCACTAGAAGAGCAACTTGCCAGACCCGTTCTCTACCTGGTGGACTTGCTGACTG GGCTGAGTGAAACCCAGCTCAAGCTGCTCACAAAGGTCCTGGAGACAGGAGAGCTGTCCCGGCCCTTCAAGCTG GTGCAGAGCATTTTGGAGCAGAGCACCCCCTGGCAGGAGCGCAGGGCTGTGTCCCTGCCACaggggctcctggagggcagcTGGGATGCAGAGGCACCTGCCTGGGTCTTGCTGGAGGAGTGTGGCCTCGAGCTGCAGGTGGACGACCCCCAGGTGTGCTGGGAGCCAGAGGCCCGGGACCACACGTGTACACTCTATGCCTGTCTGGCACTGCTGTTATGCCTGAGCGAGGACCCCTGTTAG
- the GSDMD gene encoding gasdermin-D isoform X2 — protein sequence MGSAFEGVIKSVIRELDHRGKLIPVDSLRSSTSFQPYCLLARKLSRLWFWKPRYKCINLSIRDILEPNDPEPDVKCDGPFHVCDFMDGQLQGSVELAPPGQVQLAGEATVADNLSTSMNVCTLRVVPNTWDTMRQERRLRQPQHKVLEQLRNCGNDIFVVTEVLQTQKEVTVTWIYKQEGSGQFSLPGALSLQGQGHLRRKKTVTIPSGSILAFEVAQLVIGPDWDHKPTSSAGSKIQSGQYLIDNPGTLFCPWESALPDQGSPGACGQPGSSSHLPADGFGEDLVAVTEDFQGLLAEVGTQAEGLRGLSRGLCDQLLAGLVRVLQEEPALQTLEEALEQGLFCGWVAPLEGPVGTVLECLVHTSRALEEQLARPVLYLVDLLTGLSETQLKLLTKVLETGELSRPFKLVQSILEQSTPWQERRAVSLPQGLLEGSWDAEAPAWVLLEECGLELQVDDPQVCWEPEARDHTCTLYACLALLLCLSEDPC from the exons ATGGGATCTGCCTTTGAGGGAGTGATCAAGAGCGTGATCCGGGAGCTGGACCACAGAGGCAAGCTCATCCCCGTGGACAGTCTGCGGAGCTCCACCAGCTTCCAGCCCTACTGCTTGCTGGCCAGGAAGCTCTCAAGACTGTGGTTCTGGAAACCCCGCTACAAGTGCATCAACCTGTCCATCAGGGACATTCTGGAGCCTAATGACCCAGAACCAG ATGTGAAATGTGATGGCCCCTTCCACGTATGCGACTTCATGGACGGGCAGCTGCAGGGCTCTGTGGAGCTGGCACCCCCAGGACAGGTGCAGCTGGCAGGGGAGGCGACAGTGGCTGACAACCTCAGCACCTCGATGAACGTGTGTACACTGCGAGTGGTCCCCAACACCTGGGACACCATGCGCCAAGAGAG GCGCCTGCGTCAGCCCCAGCACAAAGTCCTAGAGCAGCTGCGGAACTGTGGCAACGACATATTCGTGGTGACAGAAGTGCTGCAGACACAGAAGGAGGTGACAGTCACCTGGATCTATAAGCAGGAGGGCTCCGGCCAGttttccctgcctggagccctgtCCCTCCAG GGCCAGGGCCATCTGAGGCGGAAGAAGACAGTCACCATCCCCTCAGGCAGCATCCTAGCATTCGAGGTGGCCCAGCTGGTTATCGGCCCTGACTGGG ATCACAAGCCCACGAGCAGCGCAGGCTCCAAAATACAGTCGGGTCAGTACCTTATTGACAACCCTGGAACCCTTTTCTGCCCCTGGGAGTCTGCCCTTCCCGACCAGGGCTCTCCTGGGGCCTGTGGGCAGCCGGGCAGTTCCAGCCATCTCCCCGCAGACGGGTTTGGCGAGGACTTGGTGGCAGTCACAGAAGACTTCCAGGGCCTGCTGGCAGAGGTGGGGACCCAGGCTGAGGGCCTGCGGGGCTTGTCCAGGGGCCTGTGCGACCAGCTGCTGGCAGGCCTGGTGCGGGTGCTGCAGGAGGAGCCAGCCCTGCAAACCCTGGAGGAGGCG CTGGAACAGGGCCTGTTCTGTGGGTGGGTGGCACCCCTGGAAGGTCCGGTGGGCACTGTCCTCGAGTGCCTGGTGCATACCTCCAGAGCACTAGAAGAGCAACTTGCCAGACCCGTTCTCTACCTGGTGGACTTGCTGACTG GGCTGAGTGAAACCCAGCTCAAGCTGCTCACAAAGGTCCTGGAGACAGGAGAGCTGTCCCGGCCCTTCAAGCTG GTGCAGAGCATTTTGGAGCAGAGCACCCCCTGGCAGGAGCGCAGGGCTGTGTCCCTGCCACaggggctcctggagggcagcTGGGATGCAGAGGCACCTGCCTGGGTCTTGCTGGAGGAGTGTGGCCTCGAGCTGCAGGTGGACGACCCCCAGGTGTGCTGGGAGCCAGAGGCCCGGGACCACACGTGTACACTCTATGCCTGTCTGGCACTGCTGTTATGCCTGAGCGAGGACCCCTGTTAG